The following coding sequences are from one Salvia hispanica cultivar TCC Black 2014 chromosome 3, UniMelb_Shisp_WGS_1.0, whole genome shotgun sequence window:
- the LOC125215105 gene encoding protein KAKU4-like isoform X1 produces the protein MVNTRSGAGGKVVSNRRKQRIAATPYDRTPPSLLPKSPSWFSGIVVPSARAIASGAGKIISAIFSESSSSSSEDEDFASEDDTVNDNFPKLPCNQENTLIEKIETSSEMMQHGQEPQLKLWMSETKKIIEQLIMMHTFSSEERDMLIEVLNSRVIDSSIEAGDKSSTVGSPDLLDRAVQQAKKWFQEKKAVLGSVTELAQGSSNLNSTMIEHNRKLFASGSWNIQEELQRVRSRAEEDNVCSPSTKPDPSHSAAAQIKIGSAEAFAVEEGLTEPQSLRIHSQDDLVDAGISCIADLKSRQCSKASEALSSNPHAFVSVNKVPECSASKLIPLPSPNHGDEPNSDLLLKFVGGESGHGLLSSQVSLSRGVTEHKDQMENHMPCSPDVNINLMEGNYVFLSESHVEVPSMSEDSSRTSGCQTSSFGRKQQGRNASKHYRRKRGKR, from the exons atgGTAAACACTCGATCTGGCGCCGGCGGCAAGGTTGTGAGCAACCGCCGGAAGCAGCGGATCGCCGCCACTCCCTACGATCGTACTCCGCCGAGTCTGCTGCCGAAGAGCCCTAGCTGGTTTTCCGGTATAGTTGTTCCCTCCGCCCGCGCCATCGCTTCTGGCGCGGGGAAAATCATTTCCGCCATCTTCTCCGAGTCCAGCTCTTCCTCTTCCGAAGATGAGGATTTCGCTTCAG AAGATGATACAGTCAATGATAATTTTCCTAAGCTCCCATGTAATCAAGAAAATACATTAATCGAG AAAATTGAGACTTCTTCAGAGATGATGCAACACGGACAAGAGCCTCAATTGAAATTGTGGATGAGTGAAACCAAGAAGATCATTGAACAGCTTATAATGATGCATACCTTTTCAAG tgAAGAGCGTGATATGTTGATAGAGGTTCTTAATTCACGGGTTATAGACTCGTCAATCGAAGCAGGGGACAAAAGTTCTACTGTTGGCTCTCCAG ATCTTTTGGATAGAGCTGTTCAGCAAGCTAAGAAATGGTTTCAAGAGAAAAAAGCGGTGCTGGGTTCAGTGACAGAATTGGCACAGGGGTCCTCCAACCTTAATTCAACAATGATTGAACAT AACCGGAAGCTTTTTGCCTCTGGATCATGGAATATTCAGGAAGAACTACAGAGAGTGCGCTCAAGGGCAGAAGAAGATAATGTCTGCAGTCCATCAACTAAACCTGATCCATCGCACTCTGCAGCTGCACAAATCAAAATAGGATCTGCTGAAGCATTTGCAGTGGAAGAGGGATTGACTGAGCCACAGTCTTTAAGGATACATAGTCAAGATGACTTGGTAGATGCAGGAATCAGCTGTATAGCAG ATCTAAAGTCAAGGCAATGCAGTAAGGCTAGTGAAGCACTGTCATCCAATCCACATGCTTTTGTTTCTGTTAACAAG GTTCCAGAATGTTCTGCGTCTAAGCTCATTCCCTTGCCGAGTCCCAACCATGGTGATGAGCCAAATTCTG ATCTGCTGTTGAAATTTGTCGGAGGAGAGAGTGGACATGGTTTGTTATCATCTCAAGTCAG TTTGTCAAGAGGTGTAACTGAGCACAAGGATCAAATGGAAAACCACATGCCATGTAGTCCAGATGTGAATATCAACCTTATGGAAggtaattatgtgtttttgagCGAATCTCACGTGGAAGTCCCAAGCATGAGTGAAGACAGCAGTCGGACGAGTGGTTGTCAGACTAGTTCATTTGGTAGGAAGCAACAAGGAAGGAATGCAAGTAAACACTATAGAAGGAAG
- the LOC125215107 gene encoding cytoplasmic 60S subunit biogenesis factor REI1 homolog 2-like encodes MSGLTCNACNKEFEDDVEQKSHYKSEWHRYNLKRKVAGVPGVTETLFQARQSALADEKKKLNETPMLYSCGLCGKGYRSLKAHEQHLKSKSHLIRASEATGGKDEGSTIIKPLTRRTPKEPLQPLHHVMEEDEESEESDWEEVDPDEDMVNENASNDDMDEDEDEFEDLDPSCCFMCDLEHATIESCMVHMHKKHGFFIPDIEYLKDPKGLLTYLGLRVKRDFMCLYCNERCHPFSSLEAVRKHMEAKNHCKVHYGDGSEDEEAELEDFYDYSTSYEGTDGNQLVAIGDMENAVALGSGGAELVITRQNNGATTKKMLGSRDYLRYYRQKHRPTALHSEITAALASRYKSMGLATVQSREHVVRLKVLKAMNSSGVEAMRSKMGMKSNVIRNLPKNCTY; translated from the exons ATGTCAGGATTAACGTGCAACGCTTGCAACAAAGAATTCGAAGACGATGTCGAACAAAAGTCCCATTACAAATCCGAGTGGCACCGCTACAATCTCAAGCGCAAG GTTGCTGGTGTACCAGGAGTGACTGAAACACTCTTCCAAGCTAGACAATCTGCGCTCGCTGATGAGAAAAAGAAGCTGAATGAGACTCCGATGCTCTACAGTTGCGGCCTTTGTGGAAAGGGGTATAGAAGTTTGAAAGCCCATGAACAGCACCTGAAGTCTAAAAGTCATTTGATAAGGGCTTCTGAAGCAACAGGCGGCAAAGATGAAGGTAGTACAATCATCAAACCTCTTACACGCCGTACTCCAAAGGAACCTCTGCAACCCCTGCATCATGTGATGgaggaagatgaagagagCGAGGAGAGTGACTGGGAAGAGGTGGATCCTGATGAAGATATGGTTAATGAGAATGCTTCTAATGATGATATGGATGAAGATGAGGACGAGTTTGAAGATTTGGACCCATCTTGTTGCTTTATGTGTGATTTGGAGCATGCTACAATTGAGAGCTGTATGGTACACATGCACAAGAAGCATGGGTTCTTCATTCCAGATATCGAGTATCTGAAGGATCCTAAAGGTCTTCTTACGTATCTGGGGCTCAGG GTCAAACGAGATTTCATGTGTTTGTACTGTAATGAAAGGTGCCATCCTTTCAGTAGTTTGGAGGCTGTTCGGAAGCATATGGAGGCGAAAAATCACTGCAAAGTGCATTATGGTGATGGAAGTGAAGACGAGGAAGCAGAGCTTGAAGATTTTTATGATTACAGCACCAG TTATGAGGGCACTGATGGAAACCAACTGGTTGCCATTGGTGACATGGAGAATGCTGTTGCACTTGGTAGTGGTGGCGCTGAGCTTGTCATCACAAGGCAAAATAATGGGGcaacaacaaagaaaatgcTTGGATCGAGGGACTATTTGAGATACTACCGCCAGAAACATCGGCCAACAGCCTTGCACAGTGAGATCACTGCTGCATTAGCATCTAG GTACAAGAGCATGGGCCTAGCAACTGTGCAGTCACGAGAGCATGTAGTCCGGCTGAAAGTATTGAAGGCGATGAACTCGTCTGGTGTTGAGGCCATGCGCTCTAAAATGGGTATGAAGAGTAATGTCATTCGCAACCTCCCCAAGAACTGCACCTATTAG
- the LOC125215105 gene encoding protein KAKU4-like isoform X3: MVNTRSGAGGKVVSNRRKQRIAATPYDRTPPSLLPKSPSWFSGIVVPSARAIASGAGKIISAIFSESSSSSSEDEDFASEDDTVNDNFPKLPCNQENTLIEKIETSSEMMQHGQEPQLKLWMSETKKIIEQLIMMHTFSSEERDMLIEVLNSRVIDSSIEAGDKSSTVGSPDLLDRAVQQAKKWFQEKKAVLGSVTELAQGSSNLNSTMIEHNRKLFASGSWNIQEELQRVRSRAEEDNVCSPSTKPDPSHSAAAQIKIGSAEAFAVEEGLTEPQSLRIHSQDDLVDAGISCIADLKSRQCSKASEALSSNPHAFVSVNKVPECSASKLIPLPSPNHGDEPNSGNWAVLICSPSVMTIDLHICC; the protein is encoded by the exons atgGTAAACACTCGATCTGGCGCCGGCGGCAAGGTTGTGAGCAACCGCCGGAAGCAGCGGATCGCCGCCACTCCCTACGATCGTACTCCGCCGAGTCTGCTGCCGAAGAGCCCTAGCTGGTTTTCCGGTATAGTTGTTCCCTCCGCCCGCGCCATCGCTTCTGGCGCGGGGAAAATCATTTCCGCCATCTTCTCCGAGTCCAGCTCTTCCTCTTCCGAAGATGAGGATTTCGCTTCAG AAGATGATACAGTCAATGATAATTTTCCTAAGCTCCCATGTAATCAAGAAAATACATTAATCGAG AAAATTGAGACTTCTTCAGAGATGATGCAACACGGACAAGAGCCTCAATTGAAATTGTGGATGAGTGAAACCAAGAAGATCATTGAACAGCTTATAATGATGCATACCTTTTCAAG tgAAGAGCGTGATATGTTGATAGAGGTTCTTAATTCACGGGTTATAGACTCGTCAATCGAAGCAGGGGACAAAAGTTCTACTGTTGGCTCTCCAG ATCTTTTGGATAGAGCTGTTCAGCAAGCTAAGAAATGGTTTCAAGAGAAAAAAGCGGTGCTGGGTTCAGTGACAGAATTGGCACAGGGGTCCTCCAACCTTAATTCAACAATGATTGAACAT AACCGGAAGCTTTTTGCCTCTGGATCATGGAATATTCAGGAAGAACTACAGAGAGTGCGCTCAAGGGCAGAAGAAGATAATGTCTGCAGTCCATCAACTAAACCTGATCCATCGCACTCTGCAGCTGCACAAATCAAAATAGGATCTGCTGAAGCATTTGCAGTGGAAGAGGGATTGACTGAGCCACAGTCTTTAAGGATACATAGTCAAGATGACTTGGTAGATGCAGGAATCAGCTGTATAGCAG ATCTAAAGTCAAGGCAATGCAGTAAGGCTAGTGAAGCACTGTCATCCAATCCACATGCTTTTGTTTCTGTTAACAAG GTTCCAGAATGTTCTGCGTCTAAGCTCATTCCCTTGCCGAGTCCCAACCATGGTGATGAGCCAAATTCTGGTAATTGGGCTGTCCTCATCTGTTCTCCTTCAGTAATGACCATCGATTTGCAT ATCTGCTGTTGA
- the LOC125215105 gene encoding protein KAKU4-like isoform X2 gives MVNTRSGAGGKVVSNRRKQRIAATPYDRTPPSLLPKSPSWFSGIVVPSARAIASGAGKIISAIFSESSSSSSEDEDFASDDTVNDNFPKLPCNQENTLIEKIETSSEMMQHGQEPQLKLWMSETKKIIEQLIMMHTFSSEERDMLIEVLNSRVIDSSIEAGDKSSTVGSPDLLDRAVQQAKKWFQEKKAVLGSVTELAQGSSNLNSTMIEHNRKLFASGSWNIQEELQRVRSRAEEDNVCSPSTKPDPSHSAAAQIKIGSAEAFAVEEGLTEPQSLRIHSQDDLVDAGISCIADLKSRQCSKASEALSSNPHAFVSVNKVPECSASKLIPLPSPNHGDEPNSDLLLKFVGGESGHGLLSSQVSLSRGVTEHKDQMENHMPCSPDVNINLMEGNYVFLSESHVEVPSMSEDSSRTSGCQTSSFGRKQQGRNASKHYRRKRGKR, from the exons atgGTAAACACTCGATCTGGCGCCGGCGGCAAGGTTGTGAGCAACCGCCGGAAGCAGCGGATCGCCGCCACTCCCTACGATCGTACTCCGCCGAGTCTGCTGCCGAAGAGCCCTAGCTGGTTTTCCGGTATAGTTGTTCCCTCCGCCCGCGCCATCGCTTCTGGCGCGGGGAAAATCATTTCCGCCATCTTCTCCGAGTCCAGCTCTTCCTCTTCCGAAGATGAGGATTTCGCTTCAG ATGATACAGTCAATGATAATTTTCCTAAGCTCCCATGTAATCAAGAAAATACATTAATCGAG AAAATTGAGACTTCTTCAGAGATGATGCAACACGGACAAGAGCCTCAATTGAAATTGTGGATGAGTGAAACCAAGAAGATCATTGAACAGCTTATAATGATGCATACCTTTTCAAG tgAAGAGCGTGATATGTTGATAGAGGTTCTTAATTCACGGGTTATAGACTCGTCAATCGAAGCAGGGGACAAAAGTTCTACTGTTGGCTCTCCAG ATCTTTTGGATAGAGCTGTTCAGCAAGCTAAGAAATGGTTTCAAGAGAAAAAAGCGGTGCTGGGTTCAGTGACAGAATTGGCACAGGGGTCCTCCAACCTTAATTCAACAATGATTGAACAT AACCGGAAGCTTTTTGCCTCTGGATCATGGAATATTCAGGAAGAACTACAGAGAGTGCGCTCAAGGGCAGAAGAAGATAATGTCTGCAGTCCATCAACTAAACCTGATCCATCGCACTCTGCAGCTGCACAAATCAAAATAGGATCTGCTGAAGCATTTGCAGTGGAAGAGGGATTGACTGAGCCACAGTCTTTAAGGATACATAGTCAAGATGACTTGGTAGATGCAGGAATCAGCTGTATAGCAG ATCTAAAGTCAAGGCAATGCAGTAAGGCTAGTGAAGCACTGTCATCCAATCCACATGCTTTTGTTTCTGTTAACAAG GTTCCAGAATGTTCTGCGTCTAAGCTCATTCCCTTGCCGAGTCCCAACCATGGTGATGAGCCAAATTCTG ATCTGCTGTTGAAATTTGTCGGAGGAGAGAGTGGACATGGTTTGTTATCATCTCAAGTCAG TTTGTCAAGAGGTGTAACTGAGCACAAGGATCAAATGGAAAACCACATGCCATGTAGTCCAGATGTGAATATCAACCTTATGGAAggtaattatgtgtttttgagCGAATCTCACGTGGAAGTCCCAAGCATGAGTGAAGACAGCAGTCGGACGAGTGGTTGTCAGACTAGTTCATTTGGTAGGAAGCAACAAGGAAGGAATGCAAGTAAACACTATAGAAGGAAG
- the LOC125215110 gene encoding uncharacterized protein LOC125215110, whose amino-acid sequence MVEGKSSGQNTLMMEEIQLYTNWDDVMCSICLDFPHNAVLLQCASYEKGCRSFVCDTDHLHSNCLYRFKQANGVSPEGKSPSTAENILCAGSESDSKPACPLCRGEVTGWVVVNKARKYLDEKKRCCEEEKCRFSGTYSELQKHAQVEHPHGCPSKIDPARQLDWDNFQQSAEIIDVLSTIHNEVPRGVVLGDYVIEYGDDNSGDDYDDFPRNNGKWWTSCILYHVFDKFRASRNRRRSRVSDARRGNRRLSFDASNSDEGSVSSAEYADYRADETDDEYVSARALSRRRVAEHSSRRRRSRFFHN is encoded by the exons ATGGTGGAAGGCAAGAGTTCAGGACAAAATACACTTATGATGGAGGAGATTCAGTTGTATACTAACTGGGATGATGTGATGTGTTCCATATGCTTGGACTTCCCTCACAATGCTGTTCTTCTCCAATGCGCATCGTATGAAAAAGGATGTCGTTCCTTCGTATGTGACACGGATCATTTGCATTCCAATTGTCTGTACCGCTTCAAACAAGCAAACGGGGTGTCACCGGAAGGCAAGTCTCCAAGTACTGCTGAAAATATACTGTGTGCGGGTTCAGAATCTGACAGCAAACCAGCTTGCCCTTTATGCAGAGGCGAAGTTACTGGATGGGTAGTCGTCAATAAGGCTCGTAAGTATCTGGATGAGAAGAAACGTTGCTGTGAAGAGGAAAAATGTCGATTTTCTGGTACTTATTCTGAGCTCCAAAAGCATGCACAGGTGGAACATCCTCATGGCTGCCCTTCAAAAATAGATCCTGCACGGCAGCTTGATTGGGACAATTTTCAGCAGTCTGCTGAGATCATAGATGTATTAAGTACTATCCATAATGAAGTTCCGCGTGGAGTGGTTCTTGGTGATTATGTTATCGAGTATGGAGATGATAACTCTGGAGATGATTATGATGACTTCCCCCGGAATAATGGAAAGTGGTGGACATCTTGTATTCTGTATCATGTTTTTGATAAGTTTAGGGCATCTAGAAACCGAAGAAGATCAAGAGTCAGTGATGCTAGAAGAGGAAACCGCCGTTTGAGTTTTGATGCTTCAAACTCTGATGAGGGTTCTGTGTCATCTGCGGAATATGCGGATTACAGAGCTGATGAGACTGATGATGAATATGTGAGTGCAAGGGCATTATCCAGGCGAAGAGTTGCAGAACATAG CTCTCGAAGACGTCGTTCCCGCTTCTTTCACAACTAG